In Sulfuricurvum sp. IAE1, one DNA window encodes the following:
- the serS gene encoding serine--tRNA ligase, with the protein MIDVKLLQKNFDETASALMRKKVSAETIEELKIANEALKAAKTAYENAQAKQNELSKLFGQYRKEGKNTDELKEQVDANKTLVAELLEVQRQAEEALDALIMRVPNIPDSDVPAGEDENENVEIRKILTPPTFSFRPKEHWELAEQNGWIDFERGVKLAKSRFSVVSGMGARLERALINFMLDFNRERGFEEVSVPSLVNRRALEGTGQLPKFEEDLFKVEEEELFLIPTAEVPLTNLYQDEILSAAELPIKMTGYTSCFRKEAGSGGRDVRGMIRQHQFHKVELVSITRTDQSDAVFEEMVACASDLLKALELPHRLVTLCTGDLGFGAAKTVDLEVWLPGQNTYREISSVSNTRDFQARRARIRYKEEGKNLLAHTLNGSSLAVGRTMIAIMENFQQEDGSIRIPQVLHKYL; encoded by the coding sequence ATGATCGATGTAAAACTTCTCCAGAAAAATTTTGACGAAACCGCCTCCGCGCTGATGCGCAAAAAAGTCTCCGCCGAGACGATCGAAGAGCTCAAAATTGCCAACGAAGCGCTTAAAGCGGCAAAAACCGCTTACGAGAATGCCCAGGCGAAGCAGAACGAATTGAGCAAACTTTTCGGCCAGTACAGAAAAGAGGGGAAAAACACCGACGAACTCAAAGAGCAGGTCGACGCCAACAAAACCCTCGTTGCCGAGCTTCTCGAAGTACAACGCCAGGCCGAAGAGGCCCTCGATGCACTCATCATGCGCGTCCCCAACATTCCTGATAGCGACGTCCCTGCGGGCGAGGACGAGAACGAGAACGTCGAAATCCGCAAAATCCTCACCCCGCCGACGTTTTCATTCCGGCCCAAAGAGCACTGGGAACTGGCCGAGCAAAACGGCTGGATCGATTTCGAACGCGGCGTCAAGCTGGCCAAAAGCCGCTTTAGCGTGGTCAGCGGCATGGGAGCGCGACTGGAGCGGGCGCTGATTAATTTCATGCTCGACTTCAACCGCGAACGCGGATTCGAAGAGGTGAGCGTTCCCTCGCTCGTCAACCGGCGTGCGCTGGAGGGGACCGGACAGCTTCCCAAATTCGAAGAGGATCTTTTCAAAGTCGAGGAGGAAGAACTGTTCCTGATCCCGACCGCCGAAGTCCCTCTCACCAACCTCTATCAGGATGAAATCCTCTCCGCTGCCGAACTCCCGATCAAAATGACCGGTTACACCTCATGCTTCCGCAAAGAAGCCGGAAGCGGCGGACGCGACGTTCGCGGGATGATTCGCCAGCACCAGTTCCATAAGGTCGAGCTGGTCAGTATCACCCGTACCGACCAGAGCGATGCGGTGTTTGAAGAGATGGTAGCGTGTGCCTCCGATTTGCTCAAAGCCCTTGAGCTACCCCACCGTCTCGTCACCCTTTGTACGGGGGACCTCGGTTTCGGCGCGGCCAAAACGGTCGACCTGGAGGTGTGGCTCCCCGGGCAGAACACCTACCGTGAAATCAGTTCGGTCTCCAATACCCGCGATTTTCAGGCCCGCCGTGCCCGCATCCGCTACAAGGAAGAGGGAAAAAATCTTCTCGCCCATACCCTCAACGGTTCAAGTCTGGCCGTCGGACGGACGATGATAGCCATCATGGAAAATTTCCAGCAAGAAGACGGTTCGATCCGGATTCCACAAGTGTTGCACAAATACCTCTAA
- a CDS encoding tetratricopeptide repeat protein has product MADTQEEIIIIEEGETQSEGSPNEPKPGETSDEAAARKKKRIVIGAAALLLALAGGGGYVLFSSHEAPAASGKTAINEAHATPKEEIIEPSELEKMIDKANTLYANGETAEALKLYQKIALYSEAISQYNLGVIQLKEGKYSQALDNFKRSIASSENRCVSAINAAVCSLHLKREKDFNYYIDLALAYLPQETNSPLYSYYYTLIHYYKGHYPEALSALKHPTSEEYLTTQNKLRAKISALYGNYPNAIQALENPLQEEDSFSLGLLYANTGDLRNAKKYLSDAMMQNPEPIQESLALAFVNLKMGLQEEAAGLIRKTTQAYPDKVYTPYPIRVFLKPSLFEPDAAQSIYRSQKHGAKSKNFQTVFYFAPYKIFNASQAVNYIQKGNASIYVDNMEGAKSYLENSTRLSIIDHGIALAIQKALDFRIRDANAQFNALLKNNPKHSILHYNLGLTYAQMGDFPKAYEHFLRSYHLDADNYLSGIFALMSSDLIGRHNAKLSSILKENLSKEPATEEFELYRTVLEIAQNNFPGASKWLDNRYKERPFYVGLKTLIALENADDDEAKKSSEKLIKMQPADMLPHLLYIDAHFKRQKPKAFASSAINYLKTKNLRYDDLYYGPQITRDRAVTMSVMTGQLAPMIERLKRQLQTTGGNTVDITGALAQAYLFNRQFEESYALYNQLVDTHKIKDGQTLFLGACASIGAEHYENAIALLELSKLTNPAFAETRYALGLLYLQAQNNAAGAGQLSRLGNNGFVSRYFDFAIDTDKLANEPHKYHAL; this is encoded by the coding sequence ATGGCCGATACCCAAGAAGAGATCATCATCATCGAAGAGGGGGAAACCCAGAGCGAAGGGTCCCCGAACGAGCCCAAGCCGGGTGAGACATCCGACGAAGCTGCCGCCCGCAAGAAGAAACGGATCGTTATCGGTGCCGCCGCTTTGCTCCTTGCCCTCGCCGGAGGGGGCGGGTACGTCCTGTTCTCTTCTCATGAAGCTCCGGCGGCTTCGGGTAAAACGGCCATCAACGAAGCGCATGCAACCCCCAAAGAAGAGATCATCGAGCCCAGCGAACTGGAAAAAATGATCGACAAGGCCAATACCCTCTACGCCAACGGTGAAACCGCCGAAGCCCTCAAGCTCTACCAGAAAATCGCCCTCTATTCCGAAGCGATCTCCCAATACAACCTGGGGGTCATCCAGCTCAAAGAAGGAAAATATTCCCAGGCGCTCGACAACTTCAAACGTTCCATCGCCAGCAGCGAGAACCGCTGCGTCAGCGCGATCAACGCGGCGGTCTGTTCGCTTCATCTCAAACGGGAAAAAGATTTCAATTACTATATCGACCTGGCACTGGCCTATCTGCCCCAGGAGACCAATTCACCGCTCTATTCGTATTACTATACCTTGATCCATTATTACAAAGGGCATTATCCCGAAGCACTCAGCGCACTCAAGCACCCTACATCCGAAGAGTACCTCACAACCCAGAACAAACTGCGCGCAAAAATCAGCGCCCTCTACGGCAACTACCCCAATGCGATCCAGGCACTCGAAAATCCCCTGCAGGAAGAGGACTCGTTTTCGCTCGGCCTTCTTTATGCCAACACGGGCGATCTTCGAAACGCCAAAAAATATCTCTCCGACGCAATGATGCAAAACCCCGAACCTATACAAGAAAGCCTCGCCCTGGCCTTTGTCAACCTGAAAATGGGACTGCAGGAAGAGGCGGCCGGTCTGATCCGCAAAACGACCCAGGCCTATCCCGACAAGGTTTATACCCCCTACCCCATCCGGGTTTTCCTCAAACCGTCGCTGTTCGAGCCCGATGCGGCACAAAGCATCTACCGGAGCCAGAAGCACGGGGCAAAATCCAAAAACTTCCAGACGGTTTTTTATTTCGCCCCCTACAAGATTTTCAATGCCTCTCAGGCCGTCAACTATATTCAAAAAGGGAACGCCAGTATCTACGTCGACAACATGGAAGGGGCAAAATCCTACCTTGAAAACAGTACCCGGCTTTCGATCATCGACCACGGTATCGCCCTGGCCATCCAAAAAGCACTCGACTTTCGGATCCGCGACGCCAACGCGCAGTTCAATGCCCTACTCAAAAACAATCCGAAACATTCGATCCTCCATTACAACCTCGGGTTGACGTATGCCCAAATGGGCGATTTTCCGAAGGCATACGAGCATTTTCTCCGCTCCTATCATCTCGATGCCGACAACTATCTTTCGGGAATCTTTGCGCTTATGAGTTCCGACCTGATCGGACGCCATAACGCCAAACTCTCCTCCATTCTCAAAGAAAACCTCTCGAAAGAACCCGCAACCGAAGAGTTCGAACTTTACCGGACGGTTCTCGAAATCGCGCAGAACAACTTTCCCGGAGCGTCGAAATGGCTCGACAACCGCTATAAGGAACGTCCGTTCTATGTCGGGCTAAAAACCCTTATTGCTCTTGAAAACGCGGATGATGACGAGGCGAAGAAATCTTCCGAAAAACTGATAAAAATGCAGCCTGCGGACATGCTGCCCCACCTGCTTTACATCGACGCCCATTTCAAACGCCAAAAACCCAAAGCATTCGCCTCGTCGGCAATCAATTATCTCAAAACCAAAAACCTCCGCTACGACGATCTTTATTACGGTCCCCAGATCACCCGTGACCGCGCCGTGACGATGAGCGTAATGACAGGTCAGCTTGCTCCGATGATCGAACGGCTCAAACGGCAATTGCAGACCACGGGAGGCAATACGGTCGACATCACCGGCGCGCTCGCGCAGGCCTATCTGTTCAACCGCCAGTTTGAAGAATCCTACGCGCTCTACAACCAGCTCGTCGACACCCATAAAATCAAAGACGGACAAACCCTGTTTCTGGGCGCGTGCGCTTCCATCGGAGCCGAACACTACGAAAACGCGATCGCGCTGCTTGAACTCTCCAAGCTGACCAATCCCGCCTTTGCCGAGACGCGCTACGCGCTTGGACTGCTCTATCTCCAGGCACAGAACAACGCCGCCGGAGCGGGACAGCTCAGCCGGCTAGGGAATAACGGGTTCGTTTCGCGCTATTTCGATTTCGCAATCGATACCGACAAATTAGCGAACGAACCGCATAAATATCACGCTCTGTGA
- the pssA gene encoding CDP-diacylglycerol--serine O-phosphatidyltransferase, translating into MIRKDPPPPIAYLLPNFFTAASIFTGFYAIALALEGSFLASAWFIFLALIFDGLDGRVARMTNTASHFGVEFDSLADIVAFGVAPAFLMYLYVGEEYGRIGIVASALFIIFGAVRLARFNVTTSRIEPSVFIGLPIPTAAIMIAIAVLLLERYPQYAEVKFLMLPLGMVLAVLMVSNIRYPSFKKINFKSFHFLRFLVGVIVLAMGIFIYPIEGMALVAALYLVYGPLRASFYLIRRFVHRA; encoded by the coding sequence ATGATCCGCAAAGACCCTCCCCCTCCGATCGCCTATCTTCTCCCCAACTTTTTTACCGCCGCGTCGATTTTTACCGGTTTTTACGCGATCGCCCTGGCGCTGGAGGGATCGTTTTTAGCTTCGGCATGGTTTATTTTCCTGGCACTTATCTTCGACGGCCTTGACGGTCGCGTCGCCCGTATGACCAATACGGCAAGCCATTTCGGGGTAGAGTTCGATTCTCTGGCCGATATCGTCGCGTTCGGGGTCGCGCCGGCGTTTTTGATGTACCTGTACGTGGGGGAAGAATACGGGCGTATCGGCATCGTCGCCAGTGCCCTTTTTATCATTTTCGGAGCGGTGCGACTGGCGCGGTTTAACGTTACGACCTCGCGAATAGAGCCCAGTGTATTTATCGGCTTGCCCATTCCGACCGCCGCAATCATGATCGCGATCGCCGTGTTGCTGCTGGAACGTTATCCCCAATACGCTGAAGTGAAATTTCTCATGTTGCCTCTGGGAATGGTGCTTGCGGTATTGATGGTCAGTAATATCCGTTATCCGAGCTTCAAAAAAATCAACTTCAAATCGTTCCATTTCCTCCGTTTTCTTGTCGGAGTGATCGTCCTCGCCATGGGGATTTTCATTTATCCGATCGAGGGAATGGCGCTTGTTGCCGCTTTGTACCTCGTTTACGGCCCCTTAAGAGCCTCGTTTTACCTTATCCGCCGATTTGTTCACAGAGCGTGA
- a CDS encoding phosphatidylserine decarboxylase — protein sequence MNIQNDTFILSKRGWLIAAVVGALFLFFTMTGLHLFQFVFGALLLALLAIFRNPERNTAAYEPDAIISSVDGVVLSVEEVNVEERKMVKMTVLNSLWDVSVLRSPFDATVEGYKIRRGASLPLYNPLADTLNEKAVLSFRSSKGNEMYVEHISEQNCFPIGVDAEVGQRFKEGARYGFLAKGRSVLYFPDNVRLSVNAGNSLRAGESVIGYFGAA from the coding sequence ATGAACATTCAAAACGATACCTTTATCCTCTCCAAACGCGGTTGGCTGATCGCGGCGGTGGTGGGTGCACTGTTCCTCTTTTTTACGATGACGGGGCTTCATCTGTTCCAGTTTGTCTTCGGCGCGTTGCTGCTGGCACTGCTGGCGATTTTCCGCAATCCGGAGCGCAACACCGCAGCGTACGAACCCGACGCGATCATCAGTAGCGTCGACGGCGTAGTACTTTCGGTGGAAGAGGTGAATGTGGAGGAGCGGAAAATGGTCAAAATGACGGTGCTCAATTCCCTCTGGGACGTTTCGGTTCTCCGTTCTCCGTTCGACGCGACGGTCGAAGGGTACAAAATTCGCCGTGGGGCTTCGTTGCCGTTGTATAATCCGTTGGCCGACACCCTGAACGAAAAAGCGGTGCTGTCCTTTCGTTCGTCTAAGGGGAACGAAATGTACGTAGAACACATCAGCGAACAGAACTGTTTCCCCATCGGCGTCGACGCCGAAGTGGGTCAGAGATTCAAAGAGGGTGCGCGTTACGGATTCCTGGCCAAGGGGCGCAGCGTGCTGTATTTCCCGGACAATGTCCGTCTTTCGGTCAATGCGGGGAACAGCCTCCGCGCGGGTGAAAGTGTTATCGGCTACTTCGGCGCTGCCTGA
- the ftsH gene encoding ATP-dependent zinc metalloprotease FtsH, with translation MSQNESNPNPDKNGNFFNKNPLITFAIFSIVIIMLFKAFIGDENELAGKISGQNVTRTQEISYADLKRLIENKEVEKVSIGQTYIRAIGNDGNGKVAYTTRLVGNDPTLIALLDKQGINYNGFSESNWFTEMFGWLFPFLIIIAIWMFFAGRMQRNMGGGILGMGTSKRLINSEKPKTKFDDVAGAQEAKEEVLEIVDFLRYPDRYVELGAKIPKGVLLVGSPGTGKTLLAKAVAGEADVPFFSVSGSSFIEMFVGVGAARVRDLFEQAKKDAPSIIFIDEIDAIGKSRAAGGMMGGNDEREQTLNQLLAEMDGFGTDTPIIILAATNRPEILDPALLRPGRFDRQVLVDKPDFQGRIDILNVHVKGIKKDLDVDIEEIARLTAGLAGADLANIVNEAALLAGRKNQKTVTQADLREAVERAIAGLSKKSRRIDEKEKKIVAYHESGHALLAETTKGAKKVSKVSIVPRGLAALGYTLNTPEENKYLMQRHELWAEVDVLLGGRAAEEVFIGEISTGAANDLERTTDIIKAMVQMYGMSDVAGLMVLEKQRSSFLGGGMTQSREYSDKMAEEMDAFIKNSLTERYNAVKARLEEYRGAIEKIVELLYEKENITGDQVREIIEAFEIENGIETKLEPRKEHVGETTISE, from the coding sequence ATGAGCCAAAACGAGTCGAATCCGAATCCGGATAAAAACGGCAATTTTTTCAACAAGAATCCGCTGATTACGTTTGCCATCTTCTCGATCGTCATCATCATGCTGTTCAAAGCATTCATCGGAGACGAGAACGAGCTGGCGGGAAAAATTTCGGGCCAGAACGTTACGAGAACGCAGGAGATCAGTTACGCCGATCTCAAACGCCTCATCGAAAACAAAGAGGTCGAAAAGGTATCGATCGGACAGACCTACATTCGCGCCATCGGAAACGACGGAAACGGCAAAGTGGCTTACACGACCCGCCTGGTGGGCAACGATCCGACTCTCATCGCACTCCTGGACAAACAGGGGATCAACTACAACGGCTTTTCGGAGAGCAACTGGTTTACCGAAATGTTCGGATGGCTCTTCCCGTTTCTGATCATCATTGCGATCTGGATGTTCTTCGCGGGACGCATGCAACGGAACATGGGGGGCGGAATCCTCGGGATGGGGACCTCTAAACGGCTCATCAATTCCGAAAAACCGAAAACCAAGTTCGACGATGTGGCCGGTGCGCAGGAAGCCAAAGAAGAGGTGCTTGAAATCGTCGATTTTCTTCGTTACCCCGACCGTTACGTCGAACTGGGAGCCAAGATCCCCAAAGGGGTTCTCCTCGTCGGTAGCCCCGGTACGGGTAAAACCTTGCTTGCCAAAGCGGTAGCGGGGGAGGCGGACGTTCCGTTTTTCTCGGTATCGGGCTCAAGCTTTATCGAAATGTTCGTCGGGGTCGGTGCCGCACGGGTCCGCGATCTGTTCGAGCAGGCGAAAAAAGACGCCCCATCGATCATTTTCATCGACGAAATCGACGCCATCGGTAAGAGCCGTGCGGCAGGCGGTATGATGGGGGGGAACGACGAGCGCGAACAAACCCTAAACCAGTTGCTGGCGGAGATGGACGGGTTCGGTACCGATACCCCGATCATCATCCTGGCCGCTACCAACCGCCCGGAGATTCTCGATCCCGCGTTGTTGCGGCCGGGGCGTTTTGACCGCCAGGTCCTCGTCGATAAGCCCGATTTCCAGGGACGTATCGATATCCTGAACGTCCATGTCAAAGGGATCAAAAAAGACCTCGATGTCGACATCGAGGAGATCGCCCGCCTGACTGCGGGGCTGGCGGGGGCCGATTTGGCGAACATCGTCAACGAAGCGGCGCTTCTCGCCGGACGTAAAAATCAGAAAACCGTCACGCAGGCCGATTTGCGCGAAGCGGTAGAACGGGCTATCGCCGGGCTTTCGAAAAAAAGCCGCCGTATCGACGAAAAAGAGAAAAAGATCGTCGCCTATCACGAAAGCGGCCACGCGTTGCTGGCCGAGACGACGAAGGGAGCCAAAAAAGTCTCCAAAGTCTCGATCGTTCCGCGCGGTTTGGCGGCACTGGGCTACACGCTCAATACCCCCGAAGAGAATAAATACCTGATGCAGCGGCACGAATTGTGGGCCGAAGTGGACGTATTGCTCGGCGGCCGCGCGGCGGAAGAGGTTTTCATCGGCGAAATCAGTACCGGAGCGGCGAACGACCTCGAACGCACTACCGACATCATCAAAGCGATGGTGCAGATGTACGGTATGAGCGATGTCGCCGGTCTGATGGTCCTTGAAAAACAGCGCAGCAGTTTCCTCGGCGGCGGGATGACCCAGTCGCGCGAATACAGCGATAAAATGGCCGAAGAGATGGATGCGTTCATCAAAAATTCGCTCACCGAGCGCTACAATGCCGTCAAGGCACGACTCGAAGAGTATCGCGGCGCGATCGAAAAAATCGTCGAACTGCTTTATGAAAAAGAGAACATTACCGGAGACCAGGTGCGCGAAATCATCGAGGCGTTCGAAATCGAAAACGGCATCGAAACCAAGCTTGAACCGCGTAAAGAGCACGTGGGCGAAACGACGATTTCCGAATAA
- a CDS encoding 50S ribosomal protein L11 methyltransferase — MQDFYYMLVVKPSSHLELFSDFLIDLLPVGFEETEEGFIIRSEENLETVSWGIEQFAEALQRATGEVIDVELALTKEKNDDWIARYQEAVTPVEIDPFYIHPTWEEPKEGMLNIAIDPALAFGTGHHPTTASCLRAVAKYVRSGDTVMDVGCGSGILAMAALRKGAVVDACDTDPLSVENAIANAAQNGLGYRRIWEGPVQDSTERYNVIIANIVADVLVFIASDLKKRLEEGGVLILSGIMDKYEDKVLRAYKAMELTERIVENEWVTLVMTQKGNG, encoded by the coding sequence ATGCAAGATTTCTATTACATGCTGGTGGTCAAACCATCATCTCACCTTGAGCTCTTCAGCGATTTTCTGATCGATCTTCTTCCCGTCGGTTTCGAAGAGACCGAGGAAGGATTCATCATCCGTAGCGAAGAAAACCTCGAAACGGTCAGTTGGGGGATCGAGCAATTCGCCGAAGCGCTTCAGCGGGCGACCGGCGAGGTAATCGACGTGGAACTTGCCCTCACCAAAGAAAAAAACGACGATTGGATTGCTCGCTACCAAGAGGCGGTCACTCCCGTCGAAATCGATCCTTTCTATATCCATCCCACCTGGGAAGAACCCAAAGAGGGGATGCTCAATATTGCCATCGATCCCGCCCTTGCGTTCGGCACCGGGCATCATCCGACCACCGCGTCATGCCTGCGTGCGGTAGCCAAGTACGTCCGCTCGGGGGACACCGTCATGGACGTCGGGTGCGGCAGCGGGATATTGGCAATGGCGGCACTTCGCAAAGGGGCGGTTGTCGATGCGTGCGATACCGATCCCCTTTCGGTCGAAAACGCGATCGCCAATGCCGCCCAAAACGGCCTCGGATACCGTCGTATCTGGGAAGGCCCGGTGCAGGATAGCACCGAGCGTTATAATGTCATAATCGCCAACATCGTCGCGGATGTCCTGGTTTTCATCGCCTCGGACCTGAAAAAACGGTTAGAAGAAGGAGGGGTGCTGATCCTCTCAGGTATCATGGATAAATATGAAGATAAAGTGCTGCGCGCATACAAGGCGATGGAACTGACCGAACGCATCGTCGAGAACGAATGGGTAACCCTCGTGATGACCCAAAAAGGAAATGGATAA
- a CDS encoding chemotaxis response regulator CheY encodes MKLLVVDDSSTMRRIIKNTLSRLGYEDVLEGEDGVQGWNALNENPDMGMLITDWNMPEMNGLELVKKVRADARFTDLPIIMVTTEGGKAEVITALKAGVNNYIVKPFTPQVLKEKLAAVLGTEG; translated from the coding sequence TTGAAATTATTGGTAGTAGATGACAGTTCGACAATGCGCCGTATTATTAAGAATACCCTTTCGCGGCTCGGCTACGAGGACGTTTTGGAAGGTGAAGACGGTGTGCAGGGATGGAATGCGTTGAATGAAAATCCCGACATGGGGATGCTGATCACGGACTGGAACATGCCCGAAATGAACGGCCTCGAGCTGGTCAAAAAAGTGCGTGCCGATGCCCGTTTTACCGATCTGCCGATCATTATGGTCACGACCGAGGGGGGAAAAGCCGAAGTTATCACGGCCCTGAAAGCCGGAGTAAACAACTATATTGTCAAACCGTTCACTCCGCAGGTCCTGAAAGAGAAGCTTGCCGCCGTTCTCGGTACTGAGGGTTGA
- the hisA gene encoding 1-(5-phosphoribosyl)-5-[(5-phosphoribosylamino)methylideneamino]imidazole-4-carboxamide isomerase: protein MTIFPAIDLKDGKAVRLTKGAMESAKIYSDTPWELVKTFEEMGAEWVHLVDLNGAFAGEPKNLEQIRLIRQNCNVKLELGGGIRDEATIKRYLELGIDRLILGSIAVKDPDFVKAMAAKYPIAVGIDAVDGYVAVEGWGEVSSMKATDLARAFADAGVEAIICTDVGRDGTLSGVNVDFTLEIARASGVATIASGGVRDESDIEALRATGEIEGVIVGKAFYEGTIDLKRFF from the coding sequence ATGACTATTTTTCCCGCGATCGACCTTAAAGACGGCAAAGCCGTCCGTTTGACGAAAGGGGCTATGGAAAGCGCCAAAATTTATTCCGACACCCCATGGGAACTCGTCAAAACGTTCGAAGAAATGGGGGCCGAATGGGTCCATCTCGTCGATCTCAACGGCGCGTTTGCCGGAGAGCCGAAAAATCTCGAGCAGATCCGGCTGATCCGCCAGAACTGCAACGTTAAACTTGAACTCGGCGGAGGAATCCGTGACGAAGCGACGATCAAACGCTACCTCGAACTGGGGATCGACCGCCTGATTCTTGGGTCTATCGCCGTCAAGGACCCCGATTTTGTGAAGGCTATGGCCGCGAAATACCCGATCGCCGTCGGAATCGACGCCGTAGACGGGTACGTAGCCGTCGAAGGGTGGGGCGAAGTGAGTTCCATGAAAGCGACCGACCTCGCACGGGCGTTTGCCGATGCGGGGGTCGAAGCGATCATTTGCACCGATGTCGGCCGTGACGGTACACTTTCGGGCGTAAATGTCGATTTTACCCTTGAGATTGCACGTGCATCGGGAGTGGCTACGATCGCCAGCGGCGGTGTCCGCGACGAATCGGACATCGAAGCGCTCCGCGCGACGGGCGAAATCGAAGGGGTGATCGTCGGAAAAGCGTTTTATGAGGGGACAATCGACCTCAAACGCTTTTTTTAA
- the hisH gene encoding imidazole glycerol phosphate synthase subunit HisH, producing the protein MIAIVDYNMGNLASVKNAFDLLGERVVVESDPEKLSSYDKVILPGVGAFADAMEHLKTRGMDEAVKEYTRSGKHLLGICLGMQLLFESSEEFGINEGLGLIRGRVVAFDTSRFHTPLKVPHMGWNRMFTKKHPLFEGLDEAHYLYFVHSYHALCQNDADSIGESVYGYRFTSAVAHENVMGIQPHPEKSHRNGLSILENFINL; encoded by the coding sequence GTGATTGCGATCGTCGATTACAATATGGGAAACCTTGCCAGCGTCAAAAATGCGTTTGACCTGCTGGGTGAACGGGTAGTCGTCGAATCGGACCCCGAAAAGCTTTCGTCGTACGACAAGGTGATTTTGCCGGGAGTCGGGGCATTCGCCGACGCGATGGAACACCTCAAAACCCGTGGAATGGACGAAGCGGTCAAAGAATACACCCGCAGCGGCAAGCATTTGCTCGGAATCTGTCTTGGGATGCAGCTGTTGTTCGAATCGAGTGAAGAGTTCGGAATCAACGAAGGACTCGGCCTCATCCGCGGGCGGGTCGTCGCGTTCGATACGAGCCGTTTCCACACTCCGCTGAAAGTTCCGCACATGGGGTGGAACCGTATGTTCACCAAAAAGCACCCGCTGTTCGAAGGACTGGACGAAGCCCATTACCTCTATTTCGTCCACTCCTACCACGCCCTCTGCCAAAACGATGCCGACAGCATCGGTGAGAGCGTTTACGGGTACCGCTTTACGAGTGCAGTAGCCCACGAAAACGTCATGGGAATTCAGCCTCACCCCGAGAAAAGCCACCGGAACGGATTGAGCATTCTCGAAAACTTTATCAACCTCTGA
- a CDS encoding PDC sensor domain-containing protein: protein MVVQDIQQYAEVRPKARAYFCYLFHKNLPNHLPSVSVEAVTARLLKIRGDLKGLEAAYLLDAKGNQVGPTYLKEGKKEEDAGASRSTRAYYYRAMHERRCTITDPYPSLLNDELTVTASQPIFDEHGEIVYVACLDMPLAEVLRIAHPLAAETYAGKFFRIVYAMFSVALTFVALLLFVKGIESFLSYGFGHYERIEIKDIFEATILLTLSLATFDLVKTIFEEEVLGRPKHDPSSDIHKTMVRFLGSIIIALSIEALMLVFKFAMTAPEMLVNAIYIIGGVSMLLVGLAVYIRFTHQKEKM from the coding sequence ATGGTCGTACAGGATATACAGCAATACGCGGAAGTCCGCCCGAAAGCACGAGCCTATTTTTGCTATCTGTTTCATAAAAACCTCCCCAACCATCTCCCCTCGGTGTCGGTCGAAGCGGTTACCGCCCGGCTGCTGAAAATCCGGGGCGACCTCAAAGGGCTCGAAGCGGCCTATCTGCTCGATGCCAAGGGAAACCAGGTCGGCCCGACCTATCTCAAAGAGGGGAAAAAGGAAGAGGATGCGGGTGCCAGCCGGTCGACGCGGGCCTACTACTACCGGGCGATGCACGAGCGGCGCTGTACCATTACCGATCCCTATCCGTCGTTGCTCAACGACGAACTGACGGTAACGGCGTCGCAGCCGATTTTCGACGAACACGGAGAGATCGTCTATGTCGCGTGCCTGGACATGCCGCTGGCCGAAGTGCTGCGGATCGCCCATCCCCTCGCGGCGGAGACATATGCGGGGAAATTTTTCCGGATCGTCTACGCGATGTTTTCGGTGGCGCTGACCTTCGTCGCGCTGCTGCTGTTCGTCAAGGGGATCGAAAGCTTCCTTTCGTACGGTTTCGGACACTATGAGCGGATCGAGATCAAGGACATCTTTGAAGCGACGATCCTTCTAACCCTGTCGCTGGCAACGTTCGATCTGGTCAAAACGATATTTGAAGAAGAGGTCCTCGGACGTCCCAAACACGACCCCTCATCGGATATCCACAAAACGATGGTCCGTTTTCTGGGATCGATCATTATCGCTCTCTCGATCGAGGCGCTGATGCTCGTCTTCAAATTCGCGATGACGGCCCCGGAGATGCTGGTTAATGCGATTTACATCATCGGCGGTGTATCGATGCTGCTGGTCGGACTGGCGGTATATATCCGTTTCACCCATCAAAAGGAGAAAATGTGA